A section of the Methanococcus vannielii SB genome encodes:
- a CDS encoding AIR synthase related protein yields MENIEYEIKYAIEHMMENNYPRKELWNMDSKVPGLLSGIRAGDDAVVLGKSVYNMEGPYPLILGSKTALIHTSCDVVAMGARPLYAMDAIQASNEEEIKIAIDGLKKQSIGLDIPIIGGNTQTVESLKSCLSVVVFGELITEKIIKDSGSKDNDIMIMLGHPVEGDIGERVQKAKNKYETFLELVSSGIEVHACKDASRGGWLCNILEMLLKAEKGVLINSMPYPRATRYLGTYLVSIPEYELPNVLEIAMKKRCPVMPFGVVTSEKILKIGNKEYITKERMNELIKNFPYKY; encoded by the coding sequence ATGGAAAATATCGAATATGAAATAAAGTATGCTATAGAACATATGATGGAAAATAATTACCCAAGAAAAGAATTATGGAATATGGATTCAAAGGTTCCGGGGCTTTTAAGTGGAATTAGGGCAGGGGATGATGCAGTAGTTTTAGGAAAATCTGTATACAATATGGAAGGGCCCTATCCATTAATATTAGGTTCAAAAACTGCTTTAATCCATACTTCATGCGACGTTGTTGCAATGGGTGCAAGACCTCTTTACGCAATGGATGCAATCCAAGCTTCAAACGAAGAAGAAATTAAAATTGCAATTGACGGACTAAAAAAACAATCTATTGGATTAGATATCCCCATAATTGGCGGAAATACCCAGACTGTTGAATCCTTAAAATCCTGCTTAAGCGTTGTTGTTTTTGGAGAATTAATAACTGAAAAAATAATAAAAGATTCCGGTTCAAAAGATAATGACATAATGATAATGCTTGGACACCCCGTTGAAGGAGATATTGGTGAAAGAGTTCAAAAGGCGAAAAATAAGTATGAAACGTTTTTAGAACTTGTATCGTCAGGTATTGAAGTTCATGCCTGTAAAGATGCTTCAAGAGGCGGCTGGCTTTGCAATATTTTAGAAATGTTATTAAAAGCTGAAAAAGGAGTTTTAATAAATTCAATGCCTTATCCGAGAGCTACACGATATCTTGGAACGTATTTAGTAAGCATTCCTGAATATGAGTTACCAAATGTCTTGGAAATTGCAATGAAAAAAAGATGTCCAGTAATGCCTTTTGGAGTAGTTACATCTGAAAAAATACTTAAAATAGGGAATAAAGAGTATATTACTAAAGAAAGAATGAATGAGCTTATAAAAAACTTCCCGTATAAATATTAG
- the cofG gene encoding 7,8-didemethyl-8-hydroxy-5-deazariboflavin synthase subunit CofG translates to MLTREKAIEFLNSNDTGPILEMLNLINGTNNGKNITYSKNAFIPVCNWCRNICGYCTFRAENFKIMTKNEVKEILLKADSLGCREALFTFGENVDENELVREKLIKMGYKNILEYLYDLCDWCLSNTNILPHTNCGILNYDELKYLRKVNVSMGLMLENSSERLCKTVAHEKSPGKNPKLRIEMIENAGKLKIPFTTGILIGIGETFEERINSIFEIKRMHEKYGHIQEVIIQNFRVKKGIPMENFIEPSPIEMFKMVMISKLILEDISIQVPPNLNRETGQLFLMGGIDDFGGVSPLTKDYVNPEAPWPDILELERFSNELGFKLKERLPIYEKYINENWIDSEILKKLI, encoded by the coding sequence ATGTTAACACGGGAAAAAGCAATTGAATTTTTAAATTCAAACGATACTGGTCCAATTTTAGAAATGTTAAATCTGATTAATGGTACAAACAACGGAAAAAATATAACATATTCAAAAAACGCATTTATTCCAGTCTGTAACTGGTGTCGAAACATTTGCGGTTACTGTACATTTAGGGCCGAAAACTTTAAAATAATGACCAAAAATGAGGTAAAAGAAATCCTTTTAAAGGCGGATTCGCTTGGATGTAGGGAGGCACTTTTTACATTCGGTGAGAATGTAGATGAAAATGAGTTAGTTAGGGAAAAATTAATAAAAATGGGTTATAAAAATATTTTAGAATACCTTTATGATTTATGCGACTGGTGTTTGTCAAATACAAACATTCTACCCCACACTAATTGCGGGATACTTAATTATGATGAGTTAAAATATTTGCGCAAAGTAAATGTTTCAATGGGGCTCATGCTTGAAAATTCGAGTGAAAGACTTTGTAAAACAGTTGCACATGAAAAAAGCCCTGGAAAAAATCCTAAATTAAGAATTGAAATGATTGAAAATGCTGGAAAATTAAAAATACCTTTTACAACCGGTATTTTAATTGGAATTGGGGAAACTTTTGAAGAAAGAATTAATTCCATATTTGAAATTAAACGAATGCATGAAAAATACGGGCACATTCAAGAAGTTATAATTCAAAATTTTAGGGTAAAAAAAGGCATTCCAATGGAAAATTTCATTGAACCAAGCCCGATTGAAATGTTTAAAATGGTTATGATTTCAAAATTAATTTTAGAAGATATTTCAATCCAAGTTCCACCAAATTTAAACCGTGAAACGGGACAGTTATTTTTAATGGGGGGAATTGACGACTTTGGAGGCGTTTCTCCATTAACAAAAGATTATGTAAATCCTGAAGCTCCATGGCCCGACATTTTGGAATTAGAACGTTTTTCCAACGAATTAGGATTTAAATTAAAAGAAAGACTCCCAATATATGAAAAATACATAAATGAGAACTGGATTGATAGTGAAATTTTAAAAAAGTTAATTTAA
- the nadC gene encoding carboxylating nicotinate-nucleotide diphosphorylase: MLKNQALKILEESLDYDTGFGDITTELVISKEHESNAVFIAKEKLLICGLDFAVEFMERHGISCKCTAKDGDLVYGPFLEINGRTKTILTLERTVLNFLMHLSGISTKTFNVIDMVKKVNESVKIAGTRKTLPGLSMVEKYAVFVGGGDTHRFRLDDMVMIKDNHIKALGIFECFKKIKKLSFSKKVEIEVDTLEQLKEVLNYKPDIVLLDNFSTEKIEYALKIILDFEKNNNFRPIIEVSGGITEKNVLEYAKFNVDVISMGSLIHSARAVDISLDLE, translated from the coding sequence TTGTTAAAAAATCAAGCTTTAAAGATACTCGAAGAATCACTTGACTACGATACTGGTTTTGGAGATATTACGACAGAACTCGTGATTTCAAAAGAACACGAATCAAATGCAGTTTTTATTGCAAAGGAAAAATTGTTAATATGCGGACTTGATTTTGCAGTAGAATTCATGGAAAGACACGGTATTTCATGTAAATGTACTGCAAAAGATGGAGATTTAGTATATGGGCCATTTTTAGAAATTAATGGACGTACAAAAACAATATTAACTCTTGAAAGAACTGTTTTAAACTTTTTAATGCATCTTTCAGGAATATCTACAAAAACATTCAATGTAATTGATATGGTTAAAAAAGTCAATGAAAGCGTGAAAATTGCAGGAACTAGAAAAACACTTCCCGGTCTTTCAATGGTTGAAAAATATGCCGTCTTTGTAGGTGGTGGAGATACACATAGGTTTAGGCTCGATGACATGGTAATGATTAAAGATAACCATATCAAGGCTTTAGGAATTTTTGAATGCTTTAAAAAAATAAAAAAACTGAGTTTTTCTAAAAAAGTAGAAATTGAAGTAGATACACTTGAACAACTAAAAGAAGTATTGAATTATAAACCAGACATTGTTCTTTTAGATAATTTTTCTACTGAAAAAATCGAATATGCACTTAAAATAATTCTCGATTTTGAAAAAAATAATAATTTTAGGCCAATTATTGAAGTAAGTGGCGGAATAACTGAAAAAAACGTTTTAGAATATGCAAAGTTTAATGTAGATGTAATTTCAATGGGTTCATTAATCCATTCTGCAAGGGCTGTTGATATATCACTAGATTTAGAGTAA
- the serS gene encoding serine--tRNA ligase, with protein MRFELDGRIIFSKDVTKEAQIEILEVLENRDIFLKGVPEGKEGDASKIESYKFEGKDLVLKMTSGTYTRAHEGIVRLKKPIMEKIGRNHQIGIRDVTIDKYVITIDSEISKVEQLKGLKVPECELKLEGEKINIIFKNVGDGELKRNIIDRAIKFVKNELDKQDQDLTYEVCKIAPGTIVSEYQAQRKTGFFSDPTDLAESLGWVKKFPGRGQWFYTPPMAKLFRAFENLIIEECIQKIEFDECLFPKLIPLDVMYKMRYLEGLPEGMYYVCPPKREPEMFQDFVNEMMIKKEIPIDKLKELLRDPAYVLAPAQCEPFYTLFDHELVDIDSPVKFFDKSGWTYRWEGGGAKGLDRVNEFLRSECVWMGSPKFVEEVRDDTLKYAEDLAKKLDLEYWTEVGDDPFYLEGRKKDDRSIEFPDVPKYEMRLWLPHIKEERKGVAVTSANIHGTHFVEGFGIKDYKDRKVWTGCTGFGLTRWIIGFLAQYGFEYSDWPDMIKDKVLEMPKIPKMITWP; from the coding sequence ATGAGATTTGAACTTGATGGAAGAATTATTTTCAGTAAGGATGTTACAAAAGAAGCCCAGATTGAAATTTTAGAGGTTTTAGAAAATAGGGATATATTTTTAAAGGGGGTTCCCGAAGGAAAAGAAGGTGACGCATCAAAAATTGAAAGTTATAAGTTTGAAGGAAAGGATTTAGTTCTGAAAATGACTTCAGGAACTTATACGAGAGCACATGAAGGGATAGTGCGACTTAAAAAGCCAATAATGGAAAAAATTGGAAGGAATCACCAGATAGGAATTAGGGATGTTACAATTGATAAATACGTAATTACAATAGATTCAGAAATTTCAAAAGTTGAACAGTTAAAAGGATTAAAAGTTCCAGAATGTGAATTGAAACTTGAAGGGGAAAAAATAAATATTATATTTAAAAACGTTGGAGACGGGGAATTAAAGAGAAATATCATTGATAGGGCAATAAAGTTTGTTAAAAATGAACTTGATAAGCAGGATCAAGATTTAACCTATGAAGTATGTAAAATTGCACCGGGAACTATTGTAAGTGAGTATCAAGCTCAAAGAAAAACTGGATTTTTCAGTGATCCAACAGACCTTGCAGAAAGCCTAGGATGGGTTAAAAAATTCCCAGGAAGAGGTCAGTGGTTTTATACTCCTCCCATGGCAAAACTTTTCAGAGCATTTGAAAATTTAATAATTGAAGAATGTATTCAAAAAATTGAATTTGATGAATGTTTATTCCCTAAATTGATACCTTTAGATGTAATGTATAAAATGAGGTATTTAGAAGGGCTTCCAGAAGGAATGTATTATGTATGCCCTCCAAAAAGAGAGCCTGAAATGTTTCAGGATTTTGTAAATGAAATGATGATTAAAAAAGAAATACCTATTGATAAATTAAAAGAATTACTAAGGGATCCTGCATACGTTTTAGCCCCTGCACAATGTGAACCATTTTACACGCTTTTTGACCATGAACTTGTAGATATTGATAGCCCAGTTAAATTTTTTGATAAAAGTGGTTGGACATACCGGTGGGAAGGAGGCGGTGCAAAAGGTCTTGACCGTGTAAACGAATTTTTAAGAAGTGAATGTGTTTGGATGGGTAGCCCAAAGTTCGTTGAAGAAGTACGTGATGATACATTAAAATACGCCGAAGATTTGGCAAAGAAACTTGATTTAGAGTATTGGACTGAAGTTGGGGACGATCCATTTTATTTGGAAGGTAGGAAAAAAGACGATAGGAGCATTGAATTTCCAGACGTTCCAAAGTATGAAATGAGACTTTGGCTGCCACACATAAAAGAGGAAAGAAAAGGAGTTGCTGTAACTTCTGCAAATATTCACGGAACTCACTTTGTAGAAGGTTTTGGAATTAAGGATTATAAGGATAGAAAAGTATGGACAGGATGTACTGGTTTTGGCCTTACAAGATGGATAATCGGGTTTTTGGCACAGTATGGGTTTGAATATAGTGATTGGCCAGATATGATAAAAGATAAAGTTTTAGAAATGCCCAAAATACCAAAAATGATTACATGGCCTTAA
- the aksF gene encoding homoisocitrate dehydrogenase, with product MGYMPKICVITGDGIGKEVVPETLRVLNEVHDFEYIEAHAGYECFKRCGESIPESTIQTAKNSDSILFGSVTTPKPTELKNKPYRSPILTLRQELDLYANIRPTYNFKDLDFVIIRENTECLYVKREYYDEINEVAIAERIISKKGSERIIKFAFEYARLNNRKKVSCIHKANVLRVTDGLFLEIFEKIAKLYENFGISSNDYLIDATAMYLIKNPYMFDVMVTTNLFGDILSDEAAGLIGGLGMSPSANIGDNLGLFEPVHGSAPDIAGKGISNPIATILSASMMLDHLKMNKKAEIIRNAVKKTINNGYLTPDLGGSLKTSEVVNKVIEFIRDEI from the coding sequence ATGGGCTATATGCCAAAAATCTGTGTCATAACTGGTGATGGAATTGGAAAAGAAGTCGTGCCTGAAACATTAAGAGTTTTAAACGAAGTTCACGACTTTGAATATATTGAAGCCCATGCTGGGTACGAGTGTTTTAAGAGATGCGGAGAATCAATACCTGAAAGCACGATTCAAACAGCTAAAAATTCTGATTCAATTCTTTTTGGTTCAGTAACTACTCCAAAACCAACTGAATTAAAAAATAAGCCATATCGTAGTCCAATACTTACGTTAAGGCAGGAATTAGACCTTTATGCAAACATACGGCCCACTTATAATTTTAAAGACTTGGATTTTGTCATAATACGGGAAAATACTGAGTGTCTTTACGTAAAAAGGGAGTATTATGACGAAATAAACGAAGTAGCAATTGCCGAAAGAATAATTTCAAAAAAGGGAAGCGAAAGAATAATAAAATTTGCATTTGAATATGCAAGGTTAAATAATCGAAAAAAAGTGTCTTGCATACACAAAGCGAATGTATTAAGAGTAACTGACGGATTATTTTTGGAAATTTTCGAAAAAATAGCTAAACTTTATGAAAACTTTGGTATATCGAGCAATGATTACTTAATAGATGCAACAGCAATGTACCTTATTAAAAATCCATATATGTTTGATGTAATGGTTACAACAAACCTTTTTGGAGATATTTTATCTGATGAGGCCGCAGGACTTATTGGGGGTCTTGGAATGTCGCCTTCTGCAAATATTGGGGATAATTTAGGATTATTTGAGCCTGTTCATGGTTCAGCCCCAGATATTGCTGGAAAAGGAATATCTAATCCGATTGCGACAATTTTAAGTGCTTCAATGATGCTTGACCATTTAAAAATGAATAAAAAGGCGGAAATTATAAGAAATGCAGTTAAAAAAACGATAAATAATGGTTATTTGACACCCGATCTTGGTGGAAGCCTGAAAACTTCCGAAGTTGTAAATAAAGTTATAGAATTTATTCGGGATGAAATCTAA
- a CDS encoding tetratricopeptide repeat protein translates to MGILSIFETKNPEKILEMGNKLYKLGKYEKAIEKANKVLNIGSENSNAYYLKGSSCWRLGKTKLAKEFFEKALTYEPENIKFIQKYSSLLNYLGNFRETINFLTNLSNLTDKEEILEILGDAYENLGNFEKAVDCYEKILEIFPKNNEILVKKGSALVCLKKFQEAIEIYEEVLKTGFYDVRIWKNMGHALYTAGKYEKAIEFFDIFLLENKNDFQALLSKGDALRKLGRMNEALDLYTKVLELDTNNFDPWCRVGTLYYDINDFEKSLYYFEIAHEKNPFNPLVLLKMGKNYLKLKRYEKAIEFLEKAIEKSENYESAWYYKGLALFLEGRYYDAITCYEKAILINDKHPKYHLRIADAYNKLGKTDSAISYYTIALSIDSSLLEAKEKLNGFNLPNLDNT, encoded by the coding sequence ATGGGAATTTTATCAATTTTTGAGACTAAAAACCCGGAAAAAATACTTGAAATGGGAAATAAACTATATAAATTGGGTAAATATGAAAAAGCAATTGAAAAAGCAAATAAGGTTTTGAATATAGGTAGTGAAAACTCAAATGCATACTATCTAAAAGGAAGTTCATGTTGGAGGCTTGGAAAAACGAAACTTGCAAAGGAGTTTTTTGAAAAAGCTTTAACTTATGAACCTGAAAATATTAAATTTATTCAAAAATATTCGAGTCTTTTAAATTATCTTGGAAATTTTAGGGAAACTATTAATTTTTTAACAAATTTAAGTAATTTAACCGATAAAGAAGAAATTTTAGAAATTTTAGGGGATGCATACGAAAATTTAGGAAATTTTGAAAAAGCAGTTGATTGTTACGAAAAAATACTTGAAATATTTCCTAAAAATAATGAAATCCTTGTAAAAAAAGGAAGTGCACTTGTATGTTTAAAAAAATTTCAAGAAGCAATTGAAATTTACGAGGAAGTTTTAAAAACAGGTTTTTATGATGTTAGAATATGGAAAAATATGGGGCATGCACTTTATACTGCTGGAAAGTATGAAAAAGCAATAGAGTTTTTTGACATATTTCTTTTAGAAAATAAAAATGATTTTCAGGCCCTACTTTCAAAAGGAGATGCCCTTCGAAAATTAGGTAGGATGAATGAAGCACTTGATTTATACACAAAAGTCCTTGAATTGGATACTAATAACTTTGACCCATGGTGCAGAGTTGGTACTTTATATTATGATATTAACGACTTTGAAAAGTCATTATACTACTTTGAAATTGCACATGAAAAAAACCCATTTAATCCATTAGTACTTTTAAAAATGGGTAAAAATTACTTAAAGTTGAAAAGATATGAAAAAGCAATTGAATTTTTAGAAAAAGCAATTGAAAAAAGTGAAAATTACGAAAGTGCATGGTACTATAAAGGCTTAGCTCTTTTTCTTGAGGGCCGATATTATGATGCAATTACTTGTTATGAAAAAGCAATTTTGATAAATGACAAACATCCAAAATATCATTTAAGGATTGCAGATGCATATAATAAACTTGGAAAAACTGATTCAGCAATTTCTTATTACACTATTGCTTTATCGATTGATTCTTCATTACTTGAAGCTAAGGAAAAATTAAATGGCTTTAACCTGCCAAACCTTGATAATACATAA
- a CDS encoding Rpp14/Pop5 family protein translates to MLKTLPPTLREKKRYVAFEIISESEFPQKEVVGIIRSAVLIYCGIHGCSKVNPWLIDYRHPSGILRVSREYLDLLRSSLMLFDEYKRNPINIRIIGVSNSVKHIREKFLHVSHEPYYKVIQKLKKRNLVK, encoded by the coding sequence ATGTTAAAAACACTGCCTCCAACATTAAGGGAAAAAAAGAGATATGTCGCTTTTGAAATTATTTCTGAATCTGAATTTCCACAAAAAGAAGTTGTAGGGATTATTCGAAGTGCAGTACTTATTTACTGCGGTATACACGGGTGTTCAAAGGTAAATCCGTGGCTTATAGATTATAGGCACCCTTCTGGAATATTACGTGTTTCAAGAGAATATTTAGACTTATTAAGAAGCTCTTTAATGCTATTTGACGAATATAAAAGAAACCCAATAAATATCAGAATTATAGGCGTTTCAAATTCAGTAAAACATATTCGTGAGAAATTTTTACACGTTTCCCACGAGCCATACTATAAAGTTATACAAAAACTAAAAAAGAGAAATCTTGTTAAGTAA